The Sphingomonas alpina genome has a segment encoding these proteins:
- a CDS encoding MFS transporter — protein MTTIRLPARSYAYVVVAVTFLALLISAGLRSAPGVLMVPLEVNFGWDRATISFSAAVGLLLYGLVGPFAAALMVSFGIRRTMLAGLALMSASTFASLWMTLPWHYVLSWGVISGVGSGAVASVLGAAVVNRWFATRQGLVMGLLSASTATGALVFLPLLAWLAREGAWRPVVMAVSIACLVLIPLVAWIVPERPGDVGTRRFGETDESEPPPPLKQAASPMLAFAALFRAAKQPVFWLLFGTFFVCGLTTNGLIGTHMIAFCGDHGIAPIAAAGLLSMMGLFDLVGTTASGWLTDRYDPRKLLFVYYGLRGLSLLALPFLDFSPASLTIFAIFFGLDWIATVPPTVKLANLSFGEREAPIVFGWVLVGHQLGAATAAFGAGLIREQTGSYTIAFVIAGAFALVASVAIIGLGAKRPVMATA, from the coding sequence GTGACCACGATCCGCCTGCCCGCGCGCAGCTACGCCTATGTCGTCGTCGCAGTGACCTTCCTCGCACTTCTCATCTCGGCCGGGCTGCGCTCCGCGCCCGGCGTGCTGATGGTCCCGCTTGAGGTCAATTTCGGCTGGGACCGCGCGACCATATCCTTCTCCGCCGCCGTCGGCCTGTTGCTCTACGGGCTGGTCGGCCCGTTCGCCGCCGCGCTGATGGTCTCATTCGGGATCCGGCGCACCATGCTCGCCGGGCTCGCGCTGATGTCCGCTTCGACCTTTGCCAGCCTGTGGATGACCCTGCCCTGGCATTATGTGCTCAGCTGGGGCGTGATCTCCGGCGTCGGCAGCGGCGCGGTCGCCTCGGTGCTCGGCGCGGCGGTGGTCAATCGCTGGTTCGCCACACGCCAGGGGCTGGTGATGGGCCTGCTCAGCGCAAGCACCGCGACCGGCGCGCTGGTCTTCCTGCCGCTGCTTGCCTGGCTCGCGCGTGAAGGCGCATGGCGGCCAGTGGTGATGGCGGTCAGCATCGCCTGCCTCGTGCTGATCCCGCTGGTCGCCTGGATCGTACCCGAACGGCCCGGCGATGTCGGCACGCGCCGCTTCGGCGAGACCGACGAAAGCGAACCGCCTCCGCCACTGAAACAGGCCGCCTCGCCCATGCTTGCTTTCGCCGCGTTGTTCCGCGCGGCGAAGCAGCCGGTGTTCTGGCTGTTGTTCGGCACCTTCTTCGTCTGCGGCCTGACCACCAACGGACTGATCGGCACGCACATGATCGCCTTTTGCGGCGATCATGGCATCGCGCCGATCGCCGCGGCCGGCCTGTTGTCGATGATGGGCCTGTTCGATCTCGTCGGCACCACGGCCTCGGGCTGGCTCACCGATCGTTATGATCCGCGCAAATTGCTGTTCGTCTATTACGGCCTGCGCGGCCTCTCGCTGCTTGCGCTGCCCTTTCTCGATTTCAGCCCGGCGAGCCTGACGATCTTCGCGATCTTCTTCGGCCTGGACTGGATCGCGACCGTGCCGCCGACGGTGAAACTCGCCAACCTCTCCTTCGGCGAGCGCGAGGCGCCGATCGTGTTCGGTTGGGTGCTGGTCGGGCACCAGCTCGGCGCGGCGACCGCTGCGTTCGGCGCCGGCCTGATCCGCGAGCAGACTGGCAGCTACACGATCGCCTTCGTGATCGCTGGCGCCTTCGCACTGGTCGCTTCGGTGGCGATCATTGGATTAGGCGCAAAACGTCCGGTAATGGCCACCGCATGA
- a CDS encoding M20 metallopeptidase family protein yields MDFTSDSATDWSAVGEAELADVVELRRAIHADPEIGLHCPRTAEKIRAALAGLPLEIREGGSTTGFVAILRGGADRGAGNNGRTVLLRGDHDALPMQEETGLPFASKVAGAMHACGHDAHTAMLVGAAKALCARRESLPGTIVFMFQPGEEGHHGARFMIEDGLLDDPRPEAAFALHISPNIPAGTIVSRTGALLASTDTLTATITGRGGHAAMPHDCIDPIPVACEIVTALQTFLARQVPVSDPAVLTIAKINAGSAHNIIPGEATMLGTLRTLSERTRATMREGFVRIVENIAAAHGATGVAHIDPGYPVTMNDARATELMRSCAVSLGGDQAWQVMPAPMMGAEDFAYVLRDVPGAMAFIGVAPEGSDARTNPPLHNTKMTIREDAMALGVAMHCALAERFLNGGFD; encoded by the coding sequence ATGGATTTCACCAGCGATAGCGCCACCGACTGGAGCGCGGTCGGCGAAGCCGAACTGGCCGATGTGGTCGAGCTGCGCCGCGCGATCCATGCGGATCCCGAGATCGGGCTGCACTGCCCGCGCACCGCCGAGAAGATCAGGGCGGCGTTGGCTGGCCTGCCGTTGGAAATTCGCGAAGGCGGGTCAACCACTGGCTTCGTCGCGATCCTGCGTGGCGGCGCGGATCGCGGTGCGGGGAATAATGGCCGCACCGTGTTGTTGCGCGGCGACCATGACGCACTGCCGATGCAGGAAGAGACCGGGTTGCCCTTTGCCAGCAAGGTGGCGGGCGCGATGCATGCCTGTGGCCATGACGCGCATACCGCAATGCTGGTCGGCGCCGCCAAAGCGCTGTGCGCGCGGCGCGAAAGCTTGCCGGGCACGATCGTCTTCATGTTCCAGCCGGGCGAGGAAGGACATCACGGCGCGCGCTTCATGATCGAGGACGGGTTGCTTGACGATCCCCGGCCCGAGGCGGCGTTCGCGCTGCACATCTCGCCCAACATCCCGGCCGGTACGATCGTCAGCCGCACTGGCGCGCTGCTTGCCTCGACCGACACGCTGACCGCGACGATCACCGGGCGCGGTGGCCACGCGGCAATGCCGCACGACTGCATCGACCCGATCCCGGTCGCGTGCGAGATCGTCACCGCGCTGCAGACCTTCCTCGCGCGGCAGGTTCCGGTCAGCGATCCGGCGGTGCTGACCATCGCCAAGATCAATGCCGGCAGTGCGCACAACATCATTCCGGGCGAAGCGACGATGCTCGGCACGTTGCGCACCCTGTCGGAGCGAACCCGCGCGACGATGCGCGAAGGGTTCGTGCGCATCGTCGAGAATATCGCCGCGGCCCACGGTGCGACCGGCGTCGCGCATATCGATCCGGGCTATCCGGTGACGATGAACGACGCGCGCGCGACCGAGCTGATGCGGTCCTGCGCGGTGTCGCTGGGCGGCGATCAGGCGTGGCAGGTGATGCCGGCGCCGATGATGGGCGCGGAGGATTTCGCCTATGTGCTGCGCGACGTGCCCGGCGCTATGGCGTTCATCGGTGTCGCGCCCGAGGGCAGCGACGCGCGCACCAACCCGCCGCTGCACAATACGAAGATGACAATCCGCGAGGACGCGATGGCGCTGGGCGTGGCGATGCATTGCGCACTGGCCGAGCGGTTCCTGAACGGCGGGTTCGATTGA
- a CDS encoding Do family serine endopeptidase translates to MTHVRYAYVITGALLLSGTAATMMFQPTASAQTAQNEPGAIEATAPKPGAPMSFADMVARLQPAVVNISTTQKITQQAAGNPFEGTPLGDFFGQFGQGQGQGGAPITREAQSLGSGFIISPDGYVVTNNHVIAPGAKGATVESIKVIMPDRKEYVAKLIGRDPASDLAVLKIEGANLPFVKFGDSAKARVGDWVVAIGNPFGLGSTVTAGIVSALHRVTGSGGAYDRFIQTDAAINRGNSGGPMFDLSGNVIGINSQILSETGGNVGIGFAIPAEEAQPVINTLMKGGAIKRGYIGVGIGGPVDENVGAALGLPKGQGELIARVEPDGPAAKGGLKAGDVVVRVNDKAVTPDQTLSYLIANVTPGQVARLDVIRQSKPTKLSITAANRPTEDQLAAIAGGGTDGLPDEDDGPGVQAPVAAPLGLNVVPLTPQIARSIGVEATVQGVVIASASPATDAGQKLKRGDVIQSVNNVPVRTSAELAAQVAQASAAGRPQVLLLVTRGRQTNFIPVKIKN, encoded by the coding sequence ATGACTCACGTGCGTTATGCTTACGTCATCACCGGTGCCTTGCTGCTGAGCGGCACTGCCGCGACCATGATGTTCCAGCCGACGGCATCTGCGCAAACTGCGCAGAACGAGCCTGGCGCTATCGAGGCGACCGCGCCCAAACCCGGCGCACCGATGAGCTTCGCCGATATGGTTGCGCGGCTCCAGCCTGCGGTTGTCAACATCTCGACGACTCAGAAAATCACGCAGCAGGCCGCCGGTAATCCGTTTGAAGGCACGCCGCTCGGCGACTTCTTTGGCCAGTTCGGCCAGGGCCAGGGTCAGGGTGGGGCGCCGATCACGCGTGAGGCGCAGTCGCTCGGCTCGGGCTTCATCATCTCGCCCGACGGCTATGTAGTGACCAACAATCACGTGATTGCGCCGGGCGCCAAGGGCGCCACAGTCGAATCGATCAAGGTGATCATGCCCGATCGCAAGGAATATGTCGCCAAGCTGATCGGTCGCGATCCGGCGTCGGATCTCGCAGTGCTCAAGATCGAGGGTGCCAACCTGCCGTTCGTCAAGTTCGGCGATTCGGCAAAGGCACGAGTCGGCGACTGGGTCGTGGCGATCGGCAACCCGTTCGGGCTCGGGTCGACCGTGACCGCCGGCATCGTTTCGGCACTGCATCGCGTGACCGGTTCGGGCGGGGCCTATGACCGCTTCATCCAGACCGATGCGGCGATCAACCGCGGCAATTCGGGTGGCCCGATGTTCGATCTTTCGGGCAACGTCATCGGTATCAACTCGCAGATCCTGTCCGAAACCGGCGGCAATGTCGGCATCGGTTTTGCGATCCCTGCGGAGGAAGCGCAGCCGGTGATCAACACGCTGATGAAGGGCGGCGCGATCAAGCGCGGTTATATCGGCGTTGGGATCGGTGGCCCGGTCGACGAGAATGTCGGCGCCGCACTCGGCCTGCCCAAGGGGCAGGGCGAACTGATCGCCCGGGTCGAACCCGACGGTCCTGCTGCCAAGGGCGGACTGAAGGCCGGCGATGTGGTCGTTCGCGTCAACGACAAGGCCGTCACGCCCGACCAGACGCTGTCCTATCTGATCGCCAATGTCACGCCTGGCCAGGTCGCCCGGCTCGACGTGATCCGCCAGAGCAAGCCGACCAAGCTGTCGATCACGGCGGCCAACCGGCCAACCGAGGATCAGCTGGCAGCGATCGCCGGTGGTGGCACTGACGGACTGCCCGACGAAGACGATGGCCCCGGCGTCCAGGCACCTGTGGCCGCCCCGCTTGGCCTGAACGTGGTGCCGCTGACACCGCAGATCGCACGTTCGATCGGAGTCGAAGCCACGGTCCAGGGCGTGGTCATCGCCTCGGCCAGCCCTGCAACCGATGCAGGCCAGAAGCTGAAGCGCGGCGACGTGATCCAGTCGGTCAACAATGTGCCGGTCCGCACGTCGGCCGAATTGGCGGCGCAGGTCGCGCAGGCATCGGCGGCGGGCCGCCCGCAGGTGTTGCTGCTGGTGACGCGTGGTCGCCAGACCAACTTCATTCCAGTGAAGATCAAGAACTGA
- the hflC gene encoding protease modulator HflC, whose amino-acid sequence MSGSMFRNPIVLGFLALILLILVASTVAIVPETKQAVILRFENPVRTINRWQPNQPFGRTGAGLVLRVPFIDRLVWVDKRVLDVDLDNTQVLSTDQLRLSVDAYARFRVVDPLRMVVTAGSEERVGDQLRPLLGSALRNELGKRPFAALLSPERGQVMDNIQAGLQRQATQYGVQIVDVRIKRADLPDGSPLNSALDRMKTARQQEVATITAQGQKTAQIIRAEADANAAKIYAEAFNKDPDFYDFYRAMQSYRYTFGVNNDGKPRGETSLILSPNNAYLKEFQGRGR is encoded by the coding sequence ATGAGCGGTTCCATGTTCCGTAACCCGATCGTCCTCGGCTTCCTCGCGTTGATCTTGCTGATCCTCGTGGCGAGCACCGTCGCGATCGTTCCCGAAACCAAGCAGGCGGTGATCCTGCGCTTCGAAAACCCGGTGCGCACGATCAACCGCTGGCAACCCAACCAGCCGTTCGGCCGGACCGGCGCCGGCCTTGTCCTGCGCGTGCCGTTCATCGATCGCCTGGTCTGGGTCGACAAGCGCGTGCTCGACGTCGATCTCGACAATACCCAGGTGCTGTCGACTGACCAACTTCGCCTCTCGGTCGATGCCTATGCGCGCTTCCGCGTAGTCGATCCGCTGCGCATGGTGGTGACCGCCGGCAGCGAGGAGCGGGTCGGCGATCAGCTGCGCCCGCTGCTCGGCTCGGCACTGCGCAACGAACTCGGCAAGCGGCCCTTCGCGGCGCTGCTCAGCCCGGAACGCGGCCAGGTGATGGATAATATCCAGGCCGGTCTGCAGCGTCAGGCGACACAATATGGCGTGCAGATCGTCGATGTCCGCATCAAGCGTGCGGATCTGCCGGATGGCAGCCCGCTCAACAGCGCGCTCGACCGCATGAAGACCGCACGGCAGCAGGAAGTGGCGACGATTACGGCGCAAGGTCAGAAGACGGCGCAGATCATTCGCGCCGAAGCCGATGCCAATGCAGCCAAAATCTATGCCGAAGCGTTCAACAAGGATCCGGACTTCTACGACTTCTATCGGGCAATGCAGTCCTATCGGTATACATTCGGGGTCAATAATGACGGCAAGCCACGTGGAGAGACGTCGTTGATCCTGTCGCCGAACAACGCATATCTGAAGGAATTCCAGGGCCGCGGTCGCTGA
- the hflK gene encoding protease modulator HflK: MTILTGWLQRFTILNSDRPKSPWGGSGGDNGNGGGNAGGGSGGDGGPRNPWSVPPGGTRGPKPTALDEFLKRAKGSGGGGGFGGGRPRIPGSPGAGTLWGLGVGLIVLVWVLFTSIHQIGPQQRGVVTWFGRYAGTLEPGIRMTLPAPIASVTKVDVQKIRLEDFPEGSGGENLVLTGDQNIIDLAYSVRWDVSNPQDYSFQIRNQQETVRATAESAMRAVMATTTLNEAIGAGRGAIEGRVQELMQTVLNDYNAGIRIQGVAIKQAQPPAAVSEDFKAVSAAQQAAQGNINLARGYAQQQLAFAQGEATSFDKVYAQYKLAPEVTRRRMYYETMEGVLAKSDKTIVEAPGVVPYLPIPGGTRRLPDPQTTAPAAQAAPATGGSQ; encoded by the coding sequence ATGACGATCCTTACCGGCTGGCTTCAGCGTTTCACCATCCTCAATTCCGACCGACCGAAAAGCCCTTGGGGCGGCTCGGGCGGCGACAATGGCAATGGCGGGGGCAACGCCGGAGGCGGCTCCGGTGGCGATGGCGGTCCGCGCAATCCCTGGTCCGTGCCCCCGGGCGGCACGCGCGGCCCGAAGCCGACCGCGCTCGACGAATTCCTCAAGCGCGCCAAGGGCAGCGGCGGTGGTGGCGGCTTTGGCGGCGGACGTCCGCGCATTCCCGGCTCGCCGGGTGCCGGTACCTTGTGGGGCCTCGGCGTCGGCCTGATCGTGCTGGTCTGGGTCCTGTTCACCAGCATTCATCAGATCGGCCCGCAACAGCGCGGTGTGGTCACCTGGTTCGGCCGTTATGCCGGCACGCTCGAGCCGGGCATCCGCATGACCCTTCCGGCGCCGATTGCGTCGGTCACCAAGGTCGATGTGCAGAAGATCCGGCTGGAGGACTTTCCCGAAGGATCGGGCGGTGAGAATCTCGTGCTGACCGGTGATCAGAACATCATCGATCTGGCTTATTCTGTGCGCTGGGACGTGTCGAACCCGCAGGATTACAGCTTCCAGATTCGCAATCAGCAGGAAACGGTCCGCGCCACCGCGGAAAGCGCGATGCGCGCGGTGATGGCGACCACCACGCTGAACGAAGCGATCGGCGCCGGTCGCGGTGCGATCGAGGGGCGCGTGCAGGAGCTGATGCAGACCGTGCTCAACGACTATAACGCCGGCATCCGCATCCAGGGCGTGGCGATCAAGCAGGCGCAGCCGCCCGCCGCCGTGTCGGAGGATTTCAAGGCGGTGTCGGCGGCGCAGCAGGCGGCGCAGGGCAATATCAACCTCGCGCGCGGCTATGCGCAGCAGCAGCTGGCCTTCGCGCAGGGTGAGGCCACGTCATTCGACAAGGTCTATGCGCAGTACAAGCTTGCCCCCGAAGTGACGCGCCGACGTATGTATTACGAGACAATGGAGGGTGTGCTGGCCAAGAGCGACAAGACGATCGTCGAGGCGCCGGGCGTGGTCCCTTATCTGCCGATCCCGGGCGGCACGCGTCGCCTGCCCGACCCCCAGACCACGGCGCCCGCCGCCCAGGCCGCACCTGCGACGGGAGGCAGCCAATGA
- a CDS encoding Mrp/NBP35 family ATP-binding protein, translating to MSTEDTLDAALRTVAGERATGRIDGDRASIILDVTGLDQPSRDELERRVRAAAESVAGIATVRIAQTSQRIVRTLIAVASGKGGVGKSTVSASLAIGLHRLGRKVGLVDADIYGPSQPKLMGVEGSKPTARDKVLQPVPTPHGVPMLSMGQLVAPDQAIAWRGPMIAGALGQMLDGNWAAQDTLVIDLPPGTGDVQLTMVQKYRPTGAVIVSTPQDLALIDARRAIDLFVKAGVPIIGLIENMAGYACPSCGEISDPFGRGGAEAAATELGIPFLGRIPLDIAIRTASDAGNAGETSAFAEVSQRVFDWIPKGG from the coding sequence ATGAGCACAGAAGACACGCTTGATGCCGCCCTGCGTACCGTCGCGGGCGAGCGCGCCACCGGCCGGATCGATGGCGATCGCGCCAGTATCATCCTCGACGTCACCGGCCTTGATCAGCCGTCGCGCGACGAGCTGGAACGCCGCGTGCGCGCCGCCGCCGAGAGCGTGGCGGGCATCGCCACGGTGCGAATCGCCCAGACCAGTCAGCGCATCGTCCGCACCCTGATCGCGGTCGCCAGCGGCAAGGGCGGCGTCGGAAAATCGACCGTCTCGGCCAGCCTCGCGATCGGGCTGCACCGGCTCGGCCGCAAGGTCGGCCTGGTCGATGCGGACATTTACGGCCCGTCGCAGCCCAAGCTGATGGGCGTCGAAGGCTCCAAGCCCACCGCGCGCGACAAGGTGCTGCAGCCCGTGCCCACGCCGCACGGCGTGCCGATGCTGTCGATGGGCCAGCTGGTCGCGCCCGATCAGGCGATCGCGTGGCGCGGTCCGATGATCGCCGGCGCGCTCGGCCAGATGCTCGACGGCAACTGGGCGGCGCAGGACACGTTGGTGATCGACCTGCCGCCCGGCACCGGCGACGTGCAGCTGACCATGGTGCAGAAATACCGCCCGACCGGTGCAGTGATCGTCTCCACGCCGCAGGACCTCGCGCTGATCGACGCGCGCCGCGCGATCGACCTGTTCGTCAAGGCGGGCGTGCCGATCATCGGGCTGATCGAGAATATGGCGGGCTATGCCTGCCCTTCCTGCGGCGAGATTTCCGACCCGTTCGGCCGGGGCGGTGCAGAAGCAGCGGCAACGGAGCTCGGCATCCCGTTCCTCGGGCGCATTCCGCTCGACATCGCGATCCGCACCGCGTCCGATGCAGGGAACGCCGGTGAAACCAGCGCGTTTGCCGAGGTGAGCCAGCGCGTGTTCGACTGGATTCCCAAAGGAGGCTGA
- a CDS encoding CoA-binding protein, with the protein MPLTQDEDIRALLEETRTIALVGASDRPNRPSYGVMEMLQGHGYRVIPVNPQITGEHVHGEFVFRELNQLGDPIDMVDIFRNSAAASDAVDQAIAVGAKAVWMQLGVINEEAAARAEAAGLKVVMDRCPAIEIPRLGVARRD; encoded by the coding sequence ATGCCGTTGACCCAGGACGAGGATATCAGGGCGCTGCTTGAAGAAACGCGCACCATCGCGCTGGTCGGCGCGTCGGACCGGCCGAATCGCCCTTCCTATGGCGTGATGGAGATGCTGCAGGGCCATGGCTATCGCGTCATCCCGGTCAATCCGCAGATCACCGGTGAACATGTCCATGGCGAGTTCGTGTTCCGCGAACTGAACCAGCTCGGCGACCCGATCGACATGGTCGATATCTTTCGCAACTCGGCTGCCGCCAGCGACGCGGTCGACCAGGCGATCGCAGTCGGTGCGAAAGCGGTGTGGATGCAACTCGGCGTGATCAACGAAGAGGCGGCCGCACGGGCCGAGGCGGCGGGACTGAAGGTCGTGATGGACCGTTGCCCGGCGATCGAGATTCCCCGGCTCGGCGTCGCCCGGCGCGACTGA
- a CDS encoding homoserine dehydrogenase yields MTKPLRIALAGLGTVGGGVIRLIDANNALIARRAGRPIEIVAISARDRAKDRGVDLSRFAWVDDTTALAHHDDADVVVELIGGSDGPALALARSTLAAGKGFVTANKAMIAHHGLELARAAEKAGAALKFEAAVAGGIPVIKGLREGAAANEIARVYGILNGTCNFILSKMEAEGRDFAEVLAEAQALGFAESDPTFDIDGIDAAHKLSILSSIAFGTQPAFGDVVASGIRHVIAADIAEAAALGYRIRLLGIAEDSPHGLFQRVHPHLVPVSHPLAHVTGATNAVVAEGNFVGRLLFQGAGAGDGPTASAVVADLIDIARGEFGPAFAMPADALASHAPADSGDRRARAYVRFTVTDKVGVLAEIAAAMRDAGVSIESLIQRGAMPDGSVLVAIVTHEGPERSVAQALEKLRGSQSLVGQPMWMHILS; encoded by the coding sequence ATGACCAAACCGCTACGTATCGCGCTCGCCGGACTCGGCACTGTCGGCGGGGGCGTGATTCGACTGATCGATGCGAACAATGCGCTGATCGCGCGCCGCGCCGGTCGGCCGATCGAGATCGTGGCCATTTCCGCGCGCGACCGCGCCAAGGACCGCGGCGTCGACCTGTCGCGCTTCGCCTGGGTCGACGACACGACCGCGCTTGCGCATCACGACGATGCCGATGTGGTGGTCGAATTGATCGGCGGATCCGACGGTCCCGCTTTGGCGCTGGCGCGCTCGACACTGGCGGCGGGCAAGGGCTTCGTCACCGCCAACAAGGCGATGATTGCGCATCACGGTCTCGAACTCGCCCGCGCTGCCGAAAAGGCCGGCGCCGCGCTGAAGTTCGAGGCGGCGGTCGCCGGCGGCATCCCGGTGATCAAGGGCTTGCGCGAAGGCGCTGCGGCGAATGAGATCGCGCGGGTCTATGGGATTCTCAACGGCACCTGCAATTTCATCCTCAGCAAGATGGAGGCCGAAGGCCGCGACTTTGCCGAGGTGCTGGCCGAAGCGCAGGCGCTTGGCTTTGCCGAATCCGACCCGACCTTCGACATCGACGGCATCGACGCCGCGCACAAGCTGTCGATCCTGTCGAGCATCGCTTTCGGCACACAACCGGCCTTTGGCGACGTGGTTGCAAGCGGCATCCGCCACGTCATCGCCGCCGACATCGCCGAGGCGGCTGCGCTCGGCTATCGCATCCGGCTGCTCGGCATCGCCGAGGATAGTCCGCACGGTCTGTTCCAGCGCGTCCATCCGCACCTGGTGCCGGTCAGCCATCCGCTCGCGCACGTTACCGGCGCGACCAATGCGGTGGTGGCGGAGGGGAATTTCGTCGGCCGGTTGCTGTTCCAGGGCGCGGGCGCGGGTGACGGTCCGACTGCCTCGGCGGTGGTTGCGGATCTGATCGACATTGCGCGCGGCGAATTCGGGCCCGCATTCGCCATGCCCGCCGATGCGCTGGCGTCGCATGCGCCGGCCGATAGCGGCGATCGCCGCGCACGAGCCTATGTGCGCTTCACCGTGACCGACAAGGTCGGCGTGCTGGCGGAGATCGCGGCGGCGATGCGCGACGCCGGCGTGTCTATCGAGAGCCTGATCCAACGCGGCGCGATGCCCGATGGCAGCGTGCTCGTCGCGATCGTGACACATGAGGGGCCGGAGCGCAGCGTCGCTCAGGCGCTGGAGAAGCTGCGCGGATCGCAGAGCCTGGTCGGTCAGCCGATGTGGATGCACATCCTCAGCTGA
- a CDS encoding VOC family protein encodes MRHELIPNLRYADAARAIDFLCDAFGFTRHAVFADDENPAIIHHAQLLWEDRMIMLSSVLDSPFVHGGRITTVAQAGGATMSLYLIVADVDAHADRARAAGAEIFLEPVDQDYGGRGYSARDFEGNVWSFGSYDPWAAA; translated from the coding sequence ATGCGACACGAACTGATTCCCAATCTGCGCTATGCCGATGCGGCGCGCGCGATCGACTTTCTGTGCGATGCGTTCGGTTTCACGCGTCATGCGGTGTTTGCCGATGACGAGAATCCGGCCATTATTCACCACGCCCAATTGCTGTGGGAGGACCGGATGATCATGCTGTCCTCGGTCCTCGACAGCCCGTTCGTGCATGGCGGCCGAATCACCACCGTCGCTCAGGCCGGCGGCGCGACCATGTCGCTCTATCTGATCGTTGCCGATGTCGATGCCCATGCGGATCGCGCCCGCGCGGCGGGTGCTGAAATCTTCCTTGAACCGGTTGATCAGGATTATGGCGGGCGCGGTTATTCGGCGCGCGATTTCGAAGGCAATGTCTGGAGCTTCGGCAGCTATGACCCGTGGGCGGCCGCCTAG
- a CDS encoding helix-turn-helix domain-containing protein, which yields MPGGRLTRLDAHDDGVNAWSMAHIAPPAALVGLIHGYCDYAERTGGFTARRELPHGDGVMIVNLGDPITIVGGDGQILDLGTGEAFVGGIHLRPALSQSNGTQRGVHVFLPLTTLRRLLGLPMHLLLDRVVPLDAVLGVAAWQLGTELVEARSRDERIALLDAALIARIAQTRPIAAIDDHAVALVSRRPDLDLRTVADQVGWSRKHLADRIRDTVGIGPRSFRRVLRFHRVTSIVSAAPDPDWAGLAHDIGYCDQSHLIREFREFAGITPSAFVARLAGAGGGLIEH from the coding sequence GTGCCAGGCGGGCGCCTGACCCGGCTCGATGCGCATGACGATGGCGTCAATGCGTGGAGCATGGCGCATATCGCGCCGCCGGCGGCGCTTGTCGGGCTGATCCACGGCTATTGCGACTATGCCGAGCGCACCGGCGGTTTCACCGCGCGGCGGGAATTGCCGCATGGCGACGGCGTGATGATCGTCAATCTCGGCGATCCGATCACCATTGTCGGCGGCGACGGCCAGATCCTCGACCTCGGCACGGGCGAGGCGTTTGTGGGAGGAATCCATCTCCGGCCGGCTTTGTCGCAATCGAACGGCACGCAGCGCGGCGTTCATGTCTTCCTGCCGCTCACCACGTTGCGGCGCTTGCTTGGGCTGCCGATGCATTTGCTGCTCGACCGGGTCGTACCGCTCGATGCGGTGCTAGGCGTCGCAGCATGGCAGCTTGGCACCGAGCTGGTCGAGGCCCGCTCGCGTGACGAGCGGATCGCGCTGCTCGATGCGGCGCTGATCGCACGAATCGCGCAGACCCGGCCGATCGCCGCGATCGACGATCACGCCGTTGCCTTGGTGAGCCGGCGCCCCGATCTCGACTTGCGCACCGTTGCCGACCAGGTCGGCTGGAGCCGCAAGCATCTGGCCGATCGCATTCGCGACACTGTCGGGATTGGCCCGCGCAGCTTTCGACGCGTGCTGCGGTTCCACCGCGTCACCAGCATCGTCAGCGCGGCACCAGACCCGGACTGGGCCGGCCTGGCGCATGACATCGGCTATTGCGATCAATCGCATTTGATCCGCGAGTTCCGCGAATTCGCCGGAATCACGCCCAGCGCTTTCGTCGCGCGTCTCGCCGGGGCAGGCGGCGGACTGATCGAGCATTGA